A window of the Henckelia pumila isolate YLH828 chromosome 3, ASM3356847v2, whole genome shotgun sequence genome harbors these coding sequences:
- the LOC140892338 gene encoding thylakoid lumenal 15.0 kDa protein 2, chloroplastic isoform X2, protein MAYLLQHPSSSLAFRQIPLPVSAKSAAASLSCNIKHQFPRWVPRIPPKSLNILLSGSLALSLSLTGSAEGKAGVNKPELLPKVFTTVIDAAGFLSEGQKNRIALEIDALEKDTGYKLRVLAQNYPDTPGLAIKDYWKVDDNTIVFVADPTFGNILNFNVGASVDLDIPRSFWSRLAGKYGNIFYWREKGEDASIDAAVVAISTCLREPVGANNCSEVK, encoded by the exons ATGGCTTATCTTCTGCAGCATCCGTCTTCATCCCTCGCATTTCGACAAATTCCTCTCCCTGTCTCGGCAAAATCCGCAGCAGCATCACTTTCTTGCAACATCAAACACCAATTTCCCAGATGGGTTCCTCGTATTCCTCCGAAATCTTTGAATATCTTGCTGTCTGGATCTTTAGCTCTTTCTCTCTCCCTCACTG GATCTGCTGAGGGAAAAGCCGGGGTGAACAAGCCTGAATTGCTTCCTAAAGTGTTTACTACGGTTATTGATGCCGCTGGCTTTCTTTCAGAGGGTCAG AAGAATAGAATAGCCCTGGAGATTGATGCCCTCGAAAAGGATACAGGATATAAGTTGCGAGTTTTGGCTCAGAACTATCCTGATACTCCCG GTCTAGCTATCAAAGATTACTGGAAGGTGGACGATAATACAATTGTATTCGTGGCCGATCCCACCTTTG GAAACATATTGAACTTCAATGTCGGAGCATCGGTGGATTTAGACATACCACGCAGTTTCTGGAGCCGATTGGCAGGGAAATACGGAAACATTTTTTACTGGAGAGAAAAG GGAGAGGATGCATCTATCGACGCCGCTGTCGTGGCGATATCAACGTGCTTGAGAGAACCCGTGGGTgcaaacaactgctcagaaGTAAAATGA
- the LOC140892338 gene encoding thylakoid lumenal 15.0 kDa protein 2, chloroplastic isoform X1, with protein MAYLLQHPSSSLAFRQIPLPVSAKSAAASLSCNIKHQFPRWVPRIPPKSLNILLSGSLALSLSLTGVGSAEGKAGVNKPELLPKVFTTVIDAAGFLSEGQKNRIALEIDALEKDTGYKLRVLAQNYPDTPGLAIKDYWKVDDNTIVFVADPTFGNILNFNVGASVDLDIPRSFWSRLAGKYGNIFYWREKGEDASIDAAVVAISTCLREPVGANNCSEVK; from the exons ATGGCTTATCTTCTGCAGCATCCGTCTTCATCCCTCGCATTTCGACAAATTCCTCTCCCTGTCTCGGCAAAATCCGCAGCAGCATCACTTTCTTGCAACATCAAACACCAATTTCCCAGATGGGTTCCTCGTATTCCTCCGAAATCTTTGAATATCTTGCTGTCTGGATCTTTAGCTCTTTCTCTCTCCCTCACTG GAGTAGGATCTGCTGAGGGAAAAGCCGGGGTGAACAAGCCTGAATTGCTTCCTAAAGTGTTTACTACGGTTATTGATGCCGCTGGCTTTCTTTCAGAGGGTCAG AAGAATAGAATAGCCCTGGAGATTGATGCCCTCGAAAAGGATACAGGATATAAGTTGCGAGTTTTGGCTCAGAACTATCCTGATACTCCCG GTCTAGCTATCAAAGATTACTGGAAGGTGGACGATAATACAATTGTATTCGTGGCCGATCCCACCTTTG GAAACATATTGAACTTCAATGTCGGAGCATCGGTGGATTTAGACATACCACGCAGTTTCTGGAGCCGATTGGCAGGGAAATACGGAAACATTTTTTACTGGAGAGAAAAG GGAGAGGATGCATCTATCGACGCCGCTGTCGTGGCGATATCAACGTGCTTGAGAGAACCCGTGGGTgcaaacaactgctcagaaGTAAAATGA
- the LOC140890922 gene encoding transcription initiation factor TFIID subunit 8 — MNGGGEVDGKRDDQGPIIRSGTNKFGRAISRVFVAQMCESIGFQGVNESALDSLAGIVIRYISDLGKTSNFHANLAGRAECNVFDVIQGLVDLGSSQGFSGISEARNDCVISSGPVKELEEYVVSSEEIPFAQPVPQFPVIRGRKMIPSFSQMGETPSSTHIPVWLPAFPDPHTYIQTPVWNERDTDPRTDMIELARQRRKAERSLLSLQQRLVCNGSLLAAASSGDLAEPDEVGKSEFSEIENSVLVKPLQDGGRSSLPADLHAKLPGESHTDKRASLLETFAPAIEAMKDGLDSGSDGDKLLPQKRKPIFLELKGGKKVFGESLDLRIQNKASARTSSWFEREDEKDDKKRRVEFILRKSMENQLELPQL; from the coding sequence ATGAACGGTGGAGGTGAAGTAGATGGAAAGAGAGATGACCAAGGTCCGATAATTCGATCTGGCACCAATAAATTTGGCCGAGCGATTTCAAGGGTATTTGTGGCGCAGATGTGTGAGAGTATTGGTTTTCAGGGAGTCAACGAGTCTGCTCTTGATTCACTAGCTGGAATTGTGATTAGGTACATCAGTGACCTGGGGAAAACTTCAAATTTTCATGCAAATTTGGCTGGTAGGGCCGAGTGCAATGTCTTTGATGTCATTCAAGGGTTAGTGGATTTGGGCTCGTCACAAGGATTTTCTGGTATTTCGGAGGCCCGGAATGATTGTGTAATTAGTTCTGGTCCTGTCAAAGAGCTTGAGGAGTATGTGGTGTCTTCGGAGGAGATACCTTTTGCTCAGCCAGTTCCACAGTTTCCTGTGATCAGGGGACGGAAAATGATACCTAGTTTCTCGCAAATGGGTGAGACACCCAGTTCTACGCATATACCAGTGTGGTTGCCTGCATTTCCAGATCCTCACACGTATATACAAACGCCTGTATGGAATGAGAGGGACACTGACCCTCGTACAGATATGATTGAGCTGGCAAGGCAGCGCAGAAAGGCAGAAAGGTCCTTGTTAAGCTTGCAGCAGCGGCTGGTGTGTAACGGGTCATTATTGGCTGCGGCCTCATCTGGAGATTTAGCTGAACCAGATGAGGTGGGGAAGTCCGAGTTTTCTGAAATTGAAAATTCTGTTCTTGTTAAGCCGTTGCAGGATGGTGGGAGAAGCTCTTTACCAGCTGATCTGCATGCTAAGCTTCCTGGTGAGTCACACACAGACAAGCGGGCCTCTTTATTGGAGACATTTGCTCCTGCTATCGAGGCAATGAAGGATGGGCTTGATTCTGGAAGTGATGGGGACAAGCTTCTTCCGCAAAAGAGGAAACCTATATTTCTGGAGTTGAAGGGTGGTAAAAAAGTCTTTGGAGAATCACTTGATTTGAGGATTCAGAACAAGGCCTCTGCTAGAACTTCATCCTGGTTCGAACGTGAGGACGAAAAAGATGATAAGAAGAGGAGGGTTGAGTTTATACTCCGGAAGTCTATGGAAAACCAGCTAGAACTCCCTCAGTTGTAA
- the LOC140893015 gene encoding uncharacterized protein, producing MANSILKSHILRSKNLPDFPWPRHRDGNASLCHRRFPHLRVLLRTLPLRLLPPPLSFPRFFLLPTAPFLPLFRRRLPPLVSPMSASVNFSQDKDAPAADPPAKTVRVMIKGRVQGVFYRNWTINNANELGLKGWVRNRRDGSVEALFSGNPEKVEEMEQRCRSGPPDAMVTGLQVFLSTDNPGTSFQLKPTA from the exons ATGGCGAATTCAATCTTGAAATCCCATATTCTCCGCTCGAAGAATCTTCCAGACTTCCCATGGCCGCGCCACCGTGACGGCAATGCTAGTCTCTGCCACAGACGATTCCCCCACCTTCGCGTTCTTCTACGCACTCTTCCTCTTCgtcttcttcctcctcctctTTCGTTTCCTCGCTTTTTTCTTCTTCCTACTGCTCCTTTTCTTCCTCTGTTCCGACGTCGTTTACCTCCTCTCGTCTCTCCTATGTCCGCCTCCGTGAACTTCTCCCAGGATAAGGACGCACCCGCCGCCGACCCACCTGCTAAAACT GTAAGAGTGATGATAAAGGGGAGGGTTCAGGGTGTATTCTACAGAAATTGGACGATTAACAATGCCAATGAATTGGGGCTCAAGGGTTGGGTTCGGAACAGGAGAGATGGCTCTGTGGAAGCCCTGTTTTCTGGGAACCCCGAGAAGGTCGAGGAGATGGAGCAGCGCTGCCGAAGTGGCCCGCCGGATGCCATGGTCACCGGTCTTCAGGTCTTCCTAAGTACCGATAATCCCGGAACCTCGTTTCAGCTGAAGCCAACTGCGTAA